The following is a genomic window from Nitrosomonas communis.
CCGCTCTTCTTCGCTGGCTTTTGGGTGGCGCAGGGTTTTTTTATAAGTCACGCCCAGACGTCTTAAAGCGTGATTGATGCCCTGGGTGCTGACTCCAAGCCGTTTGGCGCGTTCGGACTGATACGCATCGGGATGATCCTTCACGTCCTGCGCCAAAATTCCCATGTCGATCTTGGTTGAAGGTTTGTTGCGGGTTGTCCTGGGATCGGGAGTTTTGATCCAGCGCGTCACGCTGGCTACACCTACGCAAAAACGCTTTGCCACTTGCTCGATGGTAAGGCCCTCCTTCTCCCGAACGGATAATACCTTACGACGAAATGATACCGGATATGTCATCCAGTAAATTATAATCAATTTATATGTGATTCGCTATAGTTCCTCGAATTGCATTAGATTGACCCTACATTCAAATACTGATTTCTGGACGCGTTGCCCGTGCCCTTCACATACTTTTGCAACACGTCTTAGTCTTCTCCGGCCTTCTCTGGTTTCAGTCGAAACATCATAAGTTATGATAATCAGCATCATTACCTCACCAGAAAAGGAATGTAATCATCCATCTCACCCCGGATAGTGCGAGACAGGAAACGCGCCTGAAGCTGTGGTAGCAGCCCAAATGGTACTTTGGAATCCAGTAGTGGATGCGTAATTTCTTCCTGTTTGCGTTCCTGATACGCTGTCACAACGATTTTTCGGGCGCTATCTTCCAGATAAACAGCGCCACCTTCCCGCTCTTGTAAATCTCGTTCGGTAACCTGGCCCCGATTGATCAAGGTTAAGGCAAGACGATCTGCTAGTATGGAACGAAACTCTTCCATTAAATCGAGCGCCAGCGCCGCCCTGCCGGGGCGCACGCTGTGCAGGAAACCTAATTGTGGATCAAGGCCTACGCTCTCTATAGCAGAACGGCAATCATTCATTAACATAGAATAAAGAAACGACAACAACGCATTAAAACGATCTCGCGGCGGCCGACGTGACCGTCCGTTCATGGTAAAAAAAGGACGTATATCCCGTCGCACTAAATAAGGCAAAGCAGAAAAATAATTTTTGGCTGCATCTCCTTCGATCCCACGTACGCTATCCAGATCACTAGCTACTGACAGATTACGAATAGAGTTAGCCAAAGATTTTGCCGTTTCGCTTAATCCTTGCTGATCACTCACATCTGCTGCTTCACGCGCGCCACGCAATAACACTTGACGGCAATTGCGAAGTTTTCCAGCAATTACTGCCTTAGCAATCGCCAATGTAAACTGCACATCTACTGCCTTACGGTACTGTGCCTGGCGCAATAGAATATTTCCACTGACAGCACTTTCCAGTCTTGCTTTGAACCGCCCATTCCCATCAAGCAGTACAAAATTAATGCCTTCATCAGCACAACGATGCATTATTGCTGGAGATATCATAACGTTGCCAAAACAAACGACCGTTCCTAAATGG
Proteins encoded in this region:
- the cas1c gene encoding type I-C CRISPR-associated endonuclease Cas1c; protein product: MYQILNTLYVMTPNSYVHLENNTLRIDVEREKKLQVPLHHLGTVVCFGNVMISPAIMHRCADEGINFVLLDGNGRFKARLESAVSGNILLRQAQYRKAVDVQFTLAIAKAVIAGKLRNCRQVLLRGAREAADVSDQQGLSETAKSLANSIRNLSVASDLDSVRGIEGDAAKNYFSALPYLVRRDIRPFFTMNGRSRRPPRDRFNALLSFLYSMLMNDCRSAIESVGLDPQLGFLHSVRPGRAALALDLMEEFRSILADRLALTLINRGQVTERDLQEREGGAVYLEDSARKIVVTAYQERKQEEITHPLLDSKVPFGLLPQLQARFLSRTIRGEMDDYIPFLVR